AAACTTTACTGCTTCTTTGCCTTTTCATAATGACCTAATTTTGTGTTGACTCTGCTGGTTTATATTTGGATGGTGCAGCCTACTGTGTGGTTGCAGTTGAATCTGCTGGCAGACAAATCCCAATTGCCTTTCTGGAGCGAGTTAAGGAGGACTTCAACAAAAGATATGGTGGAGGGAAAGCTGCAACTGCTAAGGCCAATAGCCTGAACAGAGAGTTCGGGTATACATGTCTATGTCTGAATTTTTCAGATTGGTGAATTTAAGTTTCTTTGTTATCATGATTTACTTGCTTGTTTACATTATAGATCCAAACTGAAGGATCACATGCAGTATTGTGTGGATCATCCTGAAGAGATCAGCAAGCTTGCCAAAGTGAAGGCTCAGGTTTCTGAAGTTAAGGGCGTGATGATGGAAAACATTGAGAAGGTACAGAATAGCTGCTggatttttcttccaatttctgtAAATGTTGCTTGGATGTCAAAAGAACCTGGGATCCTATTTTGTCATGCATGCTTGCAAGTGAATGTGTAATTGCTGAGGGGCCAACATTTTGAACACTAATCATGGAGAtgactattttcagaaatttgtaAAACATAAAAATCTCTTTTCTGCAGGTTCTTGATCGCGGTGAAAAGATTGAGCTGCTGGTGGATAAAACTGAGAACCTTCGCTCACAGGTTTGTCCAATGTAACCTGCTTATGTTTTGTAGCTATCTGGAACTCTTCCACTTTTTGTTTTGGGTAAAATAATCGCCTCCTTTCAAATGGCCTTTTGAAATTATTGAATCTTGTCAGACATCACTGCATGATGCTGAATGGGGTATAAACCAGGGCAGATCTCTTTAGTGCTCAGTTGGGAATTGTGATTGAAGTAGTTTGGTCATCATCTGTTTATTTCCCTGAGTGCAGTTTTCTCTTTGATACCTGATATCATTTGTTTAATCTGATGTGATGTTGTAGGCACAAGACTTCAGACAACAGGGAACTAAGATGAGAAGGAAGATGTGGTTTCAGAATATGAAGATAAAATTGATTGTTTTGGGTATTATCATTGCCTTGATTCTGATTATAGTGTTATCCATTTGTCATGGATTCAAATGTTAATCTCTCTTGATTTTCATTGGATGCTATTGCTATCCTTGCTGCCAAGCTGACTGGATTGTCTGATTAAATTGGTTCACATTCTTCTGATAATCCATCTTGCAGATCTCTCTTTACAGGGTCTTTTTGGTTACGCCTTCCCCCTAGTGTTAGCCTTAAGGGATGTGAGAAGGTTTATATCTTGGATTGGTTGTATAGGTTATATGTTGAACTTCACCTGGTAGATATTTTTTTTGCCCTTAATATTCGTTTAAGATGTAATGGAGGACACCTAATGCCTGCAGTTTAGATTTCCCTTTTGGAATGCTATTAATGTATTTGTCTTTTTGATATATTCCTTTGATTTCGAACTCTTCTCGTTTTACTTGATTATATGTCCAACTTTATAGCTTTGCACTCCCTACATATCACAATGGGTAAACCTACAGTGAATTCATGGAGAAATGTTGAAGCTTTTGGCCCATAATATTGGACATTGATCTTTAAGTGAtggaaaattatgaaattaatatTGCTGCACTTTTCTTTTATGATATATCTAAAATTCTCTTCGACATGTAAATGATTTTGTATTAACCTTGGATAGAATCTGATATGTCAAGTGCATGCTGTCTTTGCAAGCTCTGAAAAAGGCTTGAAAGAAAAGACTGGATGGGTGCGTACCCTGCTTCCGATGAGTAAAATTTCAATGCGAGTTGTGGATGGTGGACGGTGGCTGATGCCGCTTCAATCTCCTCATTCCATCCCCATTTCACGTTATCAATCGGTAATTGATACTGAATCGGCTATTTGGGCTGATTATGGTGAACTAGATCAAATTTAAtggttaatttaaaaaaaaattaaatcttatTTGATTTGTAACTCAATCGGTTGATTTTAATTCTGGTTTCAATCCAAAACAAAATcacttttaattgatttaattttgacctgttttaatttaatattaattttatattaaacggatctgattttaatttcaaattgacCTTTTGTGATTGGATTCAGTTTTAATTTAATCCAATTCAAAATTATTCTAACCAGTCTAATTTTCATCAGTTAgtattcaatttcaattttaaattaaatcaatttaatttgaattttaaaccgaTTCTCTACCGGTTCTAGGTATACGGAAACGGTGCACGCACAAACTTCTTCTCACTAATAATTTACCAGTGGCCACCTTGACTCTCGAGACACGTCCACATGGCTGGCATGAATTATATAGGCTAATCGCACCGGTTTCGCTTCAGTGCACCAATATCAATGGGTTAAATAGGTTAAACTAAAATTCATCTGCTCTAATTTTGTTTCGGAAAAACTCTTTTAAACTCACAACaggtttttaaattaaaaaaataatattttattcctctttttctaaaaagaaaatattttttttttctttctttctctcttaatttttttaaaattttaatttattgtagttaaattaatgaatttttatttattaataaaattattttattttttataaaattatttttattaaattattaataaaattgtttattaatttatattttttatttactattattttttttatcatttatttaaatttcgttaAACTTAATTGGGTTTGTATAACTATATTTGCCCCTTCAATTttagaataatattttataaattttcatttaaattagATCATTTAATTCAATTACTAATTAATTTACTCGCCTTTttagtttaaaaaaattttaaaaataattagaattaaacaattaaatttaaaaaataattagtataaataattttattaataaatttaataaataataattttattaaaaataaaataatttttattgataaaatCAATTAACTTCACCATAAGAAATTAAgaataaaaagaaacaaaaaaaatatatcaattaatttagatcataagaaattaaaaaaatgtaataaaaaagagaaaataagataaaatggtgattttattttttaaaaaaataatttaaaattttatttttatagattataaaaattttatttttaaattgagtgatttaaatgaaaaaatcatttaaattaaGGAATGATTTTGTGCAATTATCCCTAAATTATATCAAACTAGTTAAATATTTGTTCTATGCATAAATTTAATAagacttaatttttatatttaatttaaattttattattttattaaaattatttttaatattttaaaatttatcactAAAATTTATAAGATATAACTAAAATACTCTCATttaatactttatttttaatatttacatattcaatttaactttttaataaaattataattttatcatttttataaaacaatagtcataatttataaattaatgattatttaatataatttattattttatttttaaaattataaatataacataattaattaaaaaaaattaaaacattaatataaaaatattaattagcaaCTAAACTCTGCTCCATAGTAAATGACAAAATACCGCTTTTGACCCTTTGAGTTTTTAACGtgaaacattttcatagaaattCCAACTCTTTTCCCTTGCGATGTATTGTCCTAATGCCTTGCGGGACTACTACCATCATAATCGAAAAAGAGGACAGCTTTTACACAAATCACAAGCCTCATCGAGCCAACAAACAGCAACATTAATAGCATCCTTGATTCCcacttctttattttttttttagataactTGATTCCAACTTCATAAAAGGGTAACTTCTACAAATTGATCGTGTACAAAATCATGGAAATCTTTTGTTTATGGATTCTGGGTTAAGAATGTAAAGTATTTCTACAGTAACTTTGTTACTTACAGGTGTTGGAGTTCCATTGCAAAGAACACT
The Hevea brasiliensis isolate MT/VB/25A 57/8 chromosome 15, ASM3005281v1, whole genome shotgun sequence genome window above contains:
- the LOC110669906 gene encoding putative vesicle-associated membrane protein 726, producing MGQQSLIYSFVARGTVILVEYTEFTGNFTSIASQCLQKLPSSSNKFTYNCDGHTFNYLVENGFTYCVVAVESAGRQIPIAFLERVKEDFNKRYGGGKAATAKANSLNREFGSKLKDHMQYCVDHPEEISKLAKVKAQVSEVKGVMMENIEKVLDRGEKIELLVDKTENLRSQAQDFRQQGTKMRRKMWFQNMKIKLIVLGIIIALILIIVLSICHGFKC